The following proteins are encoded in a genomic region of Gimesia algae:
- a CDS encoding GntR family transcriptional regulator yields MSLKNYIKNDLEIRLRSGQELPAQLTLESLAEHYQVSFSPVRIALAELVEEGLLQKGANRRLVRNASQIKPLKQGQSSALPEPPADMFEVITNDFVKLSLKGEPIDIREEVTARRYKISRSSLRIILNRLAGTGILDHIPRRGWRLRPFRQEDMQAFLEVRELLELKALELAKPHLKEEDLQKILDGNRVPQSAKEAVQIDNSLHEYLIEKAGNYYIKDFFQRQGRYYDILFDWEDQDRETAIETVRQHRAILTALIKKDWRAARKALSYHIRDNHPILSKIIKGK; encoded by the coding sequence ATGTCTCTCAAGAACTACATCAAGAATGATCTGGAAATTCGCTTACGGAGCGGTCAGGAACTGCCGGCCCAACTGACTCTGGAATCGCTGGCGGAACATTACCAGGTCAGTTTCTCGCCGGTTCGAATCGCCTTGGCAGAACTGGTTGAAGAAGGATTGCTGCAGAAAGGGGCAAACCGCAGACTGGTTCGAAACGCTTCGCAGATTAAGCCTCTCAAACAGGGACAGAGCTCCGCGTTACCCGAACCGCCGGCAGACATGTTTGAAGTGATCACAAATGATTTTGTGAAGCTCAGTCTGAAGGGAGAGCCAATCGATATCCGTGAAGAAGTGACGGCGCGCCGATACAAGATCAGTCGTTCTTCGCTGCGGATTATCTTAAATCGCCTGGCGGGGACCGGTATCCTGGATCATATTCCACGGCGTGGCTGGCGACTTCGGCCGTTTCGCCAGGAAGACATGCAGGCATTTCTGGAAGTGCGGGAACTGCTGGAACTCAAAGCACTGGAGCTGGCGAAACCTCATCTTAAAGAAGAAGATCTACAGAAGATTCTGGATGGGAATAGAGTTCCTCAGTCAGCGAAAGAAGCCGTTCAGATCGATAATTCTTTACATGAATATCTGATTGAAAAAGCGGGCAATTACTACATCAAGGATTTTTTTCAGCGACAGGGCAGGTACTATGATATCCTGTTTGACTGGGAGGATCAGGACCGGGAAACAGCCATCGAAACGGTCAGGCAGCATCGTGCCATTCTGACAGCTTTGATCAAGAAGGACTGGCGTGCAGCCCGCAAGGCATTGTCCTATCACATTCGGGATAATCATCCTATTTTGAGTAAGATCATTAAAGGAAAATAG
- a CDS encoding DUF1579 domain-containing protein: MFDKPQAEHSWLDPLLGNWLTEAECQMGPGEPTHHSTGETICRSMEGMWYLLEGYGEEPEGGRWSTLMCLGYDSKKSCYTGTFVGSMMTHLWLYSNGVVSEGTKLILDTEGPNYHGEGMTSYKDIVELIDDSHWVLTSEMLTEEGEWQHIMTSHYRRKT; the protein is encoded by the coding sequence ATGTTTGATAAACCCCAGGCGGAACACAGCTGGCTGGATCCCTTGCTGGGAAACTGGTTGACGGAAGCGGAATGCCAGATGGGGCCCGGAGAGCCAACTCATCATTCAACAGGTGAAACGATATGTCGCTCAATGGAAGGAATGTGGTATCTACTGGAAGGATATGGAGAGGAACCCGAGGGTGGGCGCTGGTCGACCTTGATGTGTTTAGGTTACGATTCGAAAAAGAGCTGTTACACGGGAACATTCGTAGGGTCCATGATGACGCATCTCTGGCTCTACAGCAATGGCGTTGTTTCGGAGGGTACGAAGCTCATTCTGGATACAGAGGGACCGAATTATCACGGTGAAGGGATGACGTCATATAAGGACATTGTTGAACTGATCGATGATTCACATTGGGTACTCACAAGTGAAATGCTGACCGAAGAGGGAGAGTGGCAACATATTATGACATCACACTACCGTCGAAAGACTTAA
- a CDS encoding YciI family protein produces MKYMLLIYGEEGDWTEEERSACMEESMQICHELNDKGQYLASSPLHLVSTATSVRVREDRRIVTDGPFAETTEQLGGYYIIDVDHLDEAIAIASRLPPAKKGTVEIRPIFELPEIPVKK; encoded by the coding sequence ATGAAATATATGCTGCTGATTTATGGTGAAGAAGGAGACTGGACCGAAGAAGAACGGTCTGCCTGCATGGAAGAGTCAATGCAGATTTGTCATGAGTTGAATGATAAAGGGCAATACCTGGCGTCTTCGCCCTTACATCTGGTTTCGACAGCTACCAGCGTGCGGGTTCGTGAGGACCGCCGCATTGTAACTGATGGACCTTTCGCGGAAACGACAGAGCAACTGGGAGGTTATTATATCATCGACGTTGATCATCTGGACGAGGCGATCGCCATTGCCAGTCGTCTTCCACCGGCGAAGAAAGGGACTGTGGAAATTCGACCCATTTTCGAGTTGCCAGAAATACCTGTCAAAAAATAA
- a CDS encoding VOC family protein: protein MNSAKQKTDVKPVPAGMHTVTPHLVCDGAADAIAFYEKAFGAVEQMRMPGPNGRLMHGCIKIGDSQVMLVDANSDCGIQGPKELSGSPVTLHLQVEDADALVEQAVAAGATLKMPVTDMFWGDRYGQVEDPFGHCWAIATHVRDLSLDEIQEGMQEMFKQC from the coding sequence ATGAATTCAGCAAAACAGAAAACAGATGTCAAACCAGTTCCCGCAGGCATGCACACGGTCACACCTCACCTGGTCTGCGACGGAGCCGCTGATGCAATCGCATTTTATGAAAAAGCCTTTGGTGCCGTCGAACAGATGCGGATGCCCGGTCCGAATGGAAGGCTGATGCATGGTTGTATCAAAATCGGTGACTCACAAGTCATGCTGGTGGATGCAAACAGTGATTGTGGCATACAGGGGCCCAAAGAATTGAGCGGTTCCCCCGTGACACTACATTTGCAGGTAGAAGACGCAGACGCGTTGGTTGAGCAGGCAGTCGCAGCAGGAGCCACATTGAAAATGCCTGTGACCGACATGTTCTGGGGAGATCGTTACGGGCAGGTGGAAGATCCGTTTGGGCATTGCTGGGCGATCGCGACACATGTGCGTGATCTGAGTCTGGATGAAATTCAGGAAGGCATGCAGGAGATGTTCAAGCAGTGCTGA
- a CDS encoding VOC family protein, which produces MSKGSKITPFLWFNDNAEQAMDFYLSVFQNSKKLKVNRYGAGAPGPEGSVMIAAFELEGQQFLALNGGPMFQFTEAISFAVNCDTQDEIDELWEKLSAGGEPGRCGWLKDAFGLSWQIVPSILPELMSDPDPAVPGRVMQELMQMTKPDIVRLQGAAAGD; this is translated from the coding sequence ATGTCTAAGGGAAGTAAAATCACTCCGTTTCTCTGGTTTAATGATAATGCCGAACAGGCGATGGATTTTTATCTGTCGGTATTTCAAAACTCGAAGAAACTGAAAGTGAACCGGTATGGCGCAGGGGCCCCGGGACCTGAGGGATCAGTCATGATAGCTGCGTTTGAACTGGAAGGTCAGCAGTTTCTGGCGTTAAATGGCGGACCCATGTTTCAATTTACAGAAGCGATTTCATTTGCAGTGAACTGTGATACTCAGGATGAAATTGATGAATTGTGGGAAAAGTTATCGGCAGGAGGGGAACCGGGACGGTGTGGCTGGTTGAAAGATGCGTTCGGGCTCTCCTGGCAGATCGTCCCCAGCATATTGCCTGAATTGATGTCAGATCCTGATCCCGCTGTCCCCGGACGCGTGATGCAGGAATTGATGCAGATGACAAAGCCGGATATCGTGCGTTTGCAGGGGGCCGCAGCTGGAGATTAA
- a CDS encoding YciI family protein, protein MKFVCLGYYDDATMEGKTEAEMAEFMEECFAYDDELRRGGHFVGGEALQRAEAAVTLRMKGGQVDVTDGPFAETKEQIGGLLFLEARDLNHAIALMSKHPGVRFGPFEIRPANDEINALIKARDAAIKNS, encoded by the coding sequence ATGAAATTTGTCTGTCTGGGTTACTACGATGATGCAACCATGGAGGGCAAAACTGAAGCCGAAATGGCAGAGTTTATGGAAGAATGTTTTGCTTACGATGATGAGCTGCGACGTGGCGGTCATTTTGTCGGAGGCGAAGCATTACAGCGCGCGGAAGCAGCTGTAACACTGCGGATGAAGGGGGGGCAGGTTGATGTGACCGATGGTCCTTTTGCGGAAACGAAAGAACAGATTGGTGGTTTATTGTTTCTGGAAGCCCGGGATTTGAACCATGCCATTGCTCTGATGTCAAAGCATCCAGGAGTTCGTTTCGGACCTTTTGAAATTCGGCCTGCGAATGATGAGATCAACGCGTTAATTAAAGCACGTGATGCCGCCATCAAGAATTCCTGA
- a CDS encoding YciI family protein, translating to MKVMVMIKATPSSEAGEMPSEQLLTDMGNFNEELVKAGIMLAGEGLHPSSRGARVRFSGTNRTVMDGPFAETKELIAGFWIWQVDSMEEAIEWVKRCPNPMSEESDIEIRPLFEPEDFGEEFTPELQAQEDRIRAAAERLNTAE from the coding sequence ATGAAAGTCATGGTGATGATCAAGGCAACTCCCAGTTCAGAAGCAGGTGAAATGCCGAGCGAACAGTTGCTGACCGACATGGGAAACTTCAATGAGGAACTGGTAAAAGCCGGAATTATGCTCGCTGGAGAAGGGCTGCACCCCAGCTCACGCGGTGCCCGCGTTCGTTTTTCCGGTACGAATCGGACGGTGATGGATGGTCCCTTTGCAGAGACAAAAGAGCTGATCGCCGGGTTCTGGATCTGGCAGGTGGATTCCATGGAAGAAGCGATTGAGTGGGTCAAACGCTGTCCCAATCCAATGTCTGAAGAATCGGACATAGAAATACGTCCGCTGTTTGAACCAGAAGATTTTGGTGAGGAATTTACACCGGAATTGCAGGCACAGGAAGATCGCATCCGGGCAGCTGCGGAGCGGTTGAACACGGCAGAATAA
- a CDS encoding MlaD family protein produces the protein MTDRQIQFRVGLFVISAMITGAGMIFQFGQLETLWKKKYTIAMRFESISGVHRGTPVVRHGIRIGEVDKIITSDSKPGVMLLVNIGESQHLRKDARPQIVSSIMGDSKIVIEPGVSADFLNPGDRLVGRESSDPMEIVHRMEQQVTKTLDAFSTTSQEWEKVASNMNRLMETKEGNLDVVIERTATSLEEFSLAMRKMNQMMTSVNQLVADPVQQENLKRSMAAMPAMIESTQRTIASVEIAVQKAGQNLDNLSQVTDPLAKHSQSMVIKMDRSLSRLDAILAELNSFSRALNEGDGSLKKFMSDPELYRNMNRSASSLTVLLNNLEPIARDIRVFSDKIARHPEVLGVSGAMKGSSGLKDAGDQPQQQPSRVRQSGFSFPSSKGP, from the coding sequence ATGACGGACCGCCAGATTCAATTTCGCGTAGGACTGTTTGTGATTTCCGCAATGATCACCGGTGCCGGGATGATCTTTCAGTTTGGCCAACTGGAAACACTGTGGAAGAAAAAATACACGATTGCCATGAGGTTCGAATCGATTTCGGGCGTGCATCGTGGCACGCCTGTCGTGCGGCACGGAATTCGGATTGGTGAAGTGGATAAAATTATCACCAGTGACAGTAAACCGGGAGTCATGCTGCTGGTGAATATCGGCGAGTCACAGCATCTGCGCAAAGACGCCAGACCGCAGATCGTCAGTTCGATTATGGGAGACTCGAAAATTGTGATCGAGCCCGGCGTCAGCGCTGATTTCCTGAATCCGGGGGACCGACTGGTGGGACGTGAGTCCAGCGATCCGATGGAGATTGTGCATCGCATGGAACAGCAGGTGACCAAAACCCTTGATGCTTTTTCCACGACCAGCCAGGAATGGGAAAAAGTAGCGAGTAATATGAATCGTCTGATGGAGACCAAAGAGGGCAATCTGGACGTGGTTATTGAACGCACAGCGACCTCCCTGGAAGAGTTCTCACTGGCGATGCGTAAGATGAATCAGATGATGACCAGCGTGAACCAGCTGGTGGCTGACCCAGTACAGCAGGAAAACCTGAAACGTTCGATGGCTGCCATGCCGGCAATGATTGAAAGCACACAACGCACGATTGCCTCAGTCGAAATCGCAGTTCAGAAGGCCGGGCAGAACCTGGATAATCTTTCACAGGTGACCGACCCGCTGGCAAAACACAGCCAGTCAATGGTCATCAAGATGGATCGCAGTTTATCACGGCTGGATGCGATTCTGGCAGAACTGAACTCGTTCTCTCGGGCATTGAACGAGGGAGATGGCTCGCTGAAAAAATTCATGTCGGATCCGGAGCTCTATCGGAATATGAACCGTTCCGCCAGTTCACTGACGGTATTGTTGAATAACCTGGAGCCGATCGCACGGGATATTCGAGTCTTCAGCGATAAGATTGCCCGCCATCCGGAAGTGCTGGGTGTGAGTGGTGCCATGAAAGGAAGTTCGGGACTGAAAGATGCCGGGGATCAACCCCAACAGCAACCTTCGCGGGTCCGTCAGTCCGGGTTCTCATTTCCTTCGTCGAAAGGCCCCTAG
- a CDS encoding DoxX family protein — MNDAVSIPSQRPHTALVWIGRLIAAAMAFLFGMSGIMKLKGGPELAEGMAHLGLPDSMVFPLAILELTCLVLYLLPWTSVLGAILLTGYLGGAICTHWRVGDPFVVQAGIGVLVWLSLFLRDKRLWKLIPFRSLKLQSRLNC, encoded by the coding sequence ATGAATGACGCCGTTTCCATACCGAGTCAACGTCCTCATACTGCACTTGTCTGGATTGGTCGTCTGATCGCCGCTGCCATGGCATTCCTGTTTGGAATGAGTGGGATAATGAAACTCAAAGGGGGGCCCGAGTTGGCCGAAGGAATGGCCCATCTGGGACTGCCGGACTCAATGGTCTTCCCGCTCGCGATTCTGGAACTGACCTGTCTGGTACTCTATCTCCTTCCCTGGACGTCGGTTCTGGGAGCGATTTTATTGACTGGTTATCTGGGAGGCGCGATTTGCACACATTGGCGAGTGGGTGATCCGTTTGTGGTTCAGGCGGGGATAGGCGTATTAGTCTGGCTCAGCCTGTTTCTCCGTGATAAACGATTGTGGAAGCTGATTCCTTTCCGCTCATTGAAATTACAGTCGAGATTGAATTGTTAA
- a CDS encoding transglutaminase-like domain-containing protein yields MFQHRSLFHLFVLLFILTLIPCTNISAETPSPLKPDTPYTAKKSEPVTHDVEFSIIVTPPYHCKSLKVWVPVPQSDAVQEIEDSHFTTFPVNVNPQISSEPVYGNRFAYFEFHNPHGAQIITHRFQAKAWNLNWQLEPETVETVSNWPDQFSLYLTPQNIQDQQQFQQVLKQIGKETQSKSPGLIQAMNWIDQNLTYDHINASLQADANHALSQRRGHCSDYHGLCATMGRAMGYPTRVTYGLGLYPKNSPSHCKLEAFLPPYGWVSFDISETQKLVKAIQSSSDLTTQQKQNFTTAARQRLRSGFRENSWLLLTKGTDYELAPPASKPVRIIRTAYVEADGIALPEPDPANINKREFSWMTSHRYTADKAFKKPFKDLSTLNSD; encoded by the coding sequence ATGTTCCAACACAGATCACTTTTTCATCTGTTCGTATTGTTATTCATCCTCACCCTGATCCCCTGCACCAACATTTCTGCGGAAACGCCGTCTCCACTAAAACCGGACACCCCTTATACAGCGAAAAAAAGCGAACCTGTCACTCATGACGTCGAGTTTTCGATCATTGTGACTCCCCCCTACCATTGCAAGTCGCTGAAAGTCTGGGTTCCTGTCCCCCAATCCGATGCAGTGCAGGAAATTGAAGACAGTCATTTCACCACCTTTCCAGTCAATGTTAATCCGCAGATTTCCAGTGAACCGGTCTACGGAAACCGCTTTGCTTACTTTGAGTTTCACAATCCGCATGGCGCCCAGATCATCACTCATCGCTTTCAGGCAAAGGCCTGGAACCTGAACTGGCAACTTGAGCCGGAAACTGTCGAAACCGTTTCCAACTGGCCTGACCAGTTCTCTCTTTATCTGACACCTCAAAATATTCAGGACCAGCAGCAGTTTCAACAGGTACTGAAGCAGATCGGTAAAGAGACTCAAAGTAAAAGCCCCGGTCTCATACAGGCTATGAACTGGATCGATCAGAATCTGACCTACGATCATATCAACGCATCGTTACAGGCAGATGCCAACCATGCCTTGAGTCAACGACGTGGCCACTGCAGTGATTATCATGGCTTGTGTGCCACGATGGGGCGGGCCATGGGTTATCCGACGCGTGTCACCTATGGATTGGGCCTCTATCCCAAGAACTCACCCTCTCATTGTAAACTGGAAGCCTTCCTGCCCCCGTATGGCTGGGTCAGTTTTGACATTTCGGAAACGCAGAAACTGGTCAAAGCGATTCAGTCATCAAGCGATTTAACAACGCAGCAAAAACAGAATTTCACTACCGCTGCTCGTCAACGGCTTCGTTCCGGATTTCGTGAAAACAGCTGGCTGCTGCTGACAAAAGGAACCGACTATGAACTCGCGCCTCCCGCTTCTAAACCAGTACGAATCATTCGCACCGCCTATGTCGAAGCAGATGGCATCGCCCTCCCTGAACCAGACCCGGCCAATATCAACAAGCGTGAATTCTCCTGGATGACTTCACACCGCTACACGGCTGACAAAGCCTTTAAGAAACCATTCAAAGACCTCTCAACGCTCAACAGCGATTAG
- a CDS encoding OsmC family protein — MTIKRTGSAVWQGGLKDGKGTVSTESGALTSLPYGFSSRFEGEQGTNPEELLGAAHAGCFSMALSKILGDAGLTADKLESSAEVSLNQVEGGFAINAVHLTLKASVPGADAAKLEELAGMAKAGCPVSKLFNADITLDVTLVD; from the coding sequence ATGACAATTAAAAGAACAGGATCTGCAGTCTGGCAGGGTGGGCTTAAGGATGGAAAAGGGACTGTCTCAACTGAGAGTGGCGCCTTAACCAGTTTACCCTATGGCTTCTCCAGCCGCTTCGAAGGTGAGCAGGGGACGAACCCTGAAGAATTACTGGGAGCAGCACATGCCGGCTGTTTCTCAATGGCCCTCTCGAAGATTCTGGGGGATGCCGGCCTCACCGCCGACAAGCTGGAAAGTTCTGCTGAGGTCTCTTTAAATCAGGTTGAAGGGGGGTTTGCGATTAACGCGGTTCACCTGACATTGAAAGCCAGTGTTCCCGGAGCAGATGCTGCCAAGCTGGAAGAACTGGCCGGAATGGCGAAGGCCGGCTGTCCCGTCTCGAAACTGTTCAATGCTGATATTACTTTGGATGTGACTTTGGTCGACTGA
- a CDS encoding RNA polymerase sigma factor: MSEISSAEIREKVDEVYRTESRRVFATLIRLIGDFDLAEEAMHEAFAAAVEQWHRDGVPANPRSWLVSAGRFKAIDHIRRRVRFDEAQLEVAQRLEGIAGLNADKSDSEVEDDRLRLIFTCCHPAIAPQVQIPLTLREVCGLSTEEIASAFLTSPSTMAQRIVRGKSKIRDAGIPYVVPNRADLPERLDAVLTVVYLVFNEGYSASSGDSLTRKDLSEEAIRLGRLLLDLLDDPEVKGLLALMLVHESRREARSTTDGDLILLEDQDRSLWDQAKIREGTDLVEQAIASGEVGSYTIQAAIASIHAAAPRGADTDWSRIISWYNLLLQATPTPIIELNRAVAIAMRDGAEAGLQLIDAILTRGDLKEYHLIYAARADLCRRLGQIEAARSAYEKALSLTNQTAESRFLEKRLLELAQIQAQSQ, translated from the coding sequence ATGAGTGAGATTTCCTCTGCAGAAATTCGAGAGAAGGTAGACGAAGTTTACCGAACCGAGTCACGTCGTGTCTTCGCGACATTGATTCGATTGATTGGTGATTTCGATCTGGCTGAGGAGGCGATGCATGAAGCCTTTGCTGCAGCGGTAGAACAATGGCACCGTGATGGAGTTCCCGCAAATCCCCGATCATGGCTAGTCTCAGCGGGGCGTTTTAAAGCCATTGATCATATTCGCCGGCGTGTTCGCTTTGATGAGGCACAACTTGAAGTCGCACAGCGACTGGAGGGGATTGCGGGACTGAATGCCGACAAGTCGGACAGTGAAGTCGAAGATGATCGTCTGCGGTTGATTTTCACCTGCTGCCACCCGGCGATTGCACCCCAGGTGCAGATTCCACTGACTTTACGCGAAGTGTGTGGCTTATCAACTGAGGAAATCGCGAGTGCGTTTCTGACTTCGCCTTCCACCATGGCGCAGCGGATCGTTCGGGGAAAGTCGAAGATCCGTGATGCGGGCATTCCCTATGTTGTACCAAACCGGGCAGATCTGCCTGAGCGACTGGATGCTGTATTGACGGTTGTGTATCTGGTTTTCAACGAAGGATATTCTGCTTCGTCAGGTGATTCACTGACCCGCAAAGATTTGTCGGAAGAAGCAATTCGACTGGGACGCCTGCTGCTGGATCTGCTGGATGACCCGGAAGTGAAAGGCTTACTGGCGTTGATGCTGGTCCACGAGTCGCGCCGTGAAGCCCGTTCGACTACTGACGGTGATCTGATTCTACTGGAAGATCAGGACCGTTCTTTATGGGATCAGGCAAAGATCCGAGAAGGAACAGATCTTGTAGAGCAGGCGATTGCATCCGGGGAAGTGGGCAGTTATACGATTCAGGCGGCAATCGCATCCATCCATGCTGCTGCACCGCGCGGCGCGGACACGGACTGGTCACGAATCATATCCTGGTACAATCTGTTGCTGCAGGCGACACCGACGCCGATCATCGAATTAAACCGTGCCGTGGCGATTGCGATGCGTGATGGGGCGGAAGCTGGCTTGCAGCTCATTGATGCGATTCTGACTCGCGGGGATCTCAAAGAGTACCATCTGATCTATGCTGCCCGGGCCGATCTCTGCAGGCGACTGGGGCAGATTGAGGCAGCGCGCTCCGCTTATGAGAAGGCACTCTCCCTGACGAATCAGACCGCAGAATCTCGATTCCTGGAAAAACGTCTGCTGGAACTGGCGCAGATTCAGGCTCAGTCTCAATAA
- a CDS encoding VOC family protein, which produces MSKKVFINLPVKDLEKSMAFYQALGYSINEKWTDETAASVVISEEIYAMLLTYPKFKMFTPNEICDATKSTEVLVALSCESREQVDDLVKKAVAAGGSTYNEPQDHGFMYGHEFQDPDGHIWEVFYMDPSAAE; this is translated from the coding sequence ATGTCGAAAAAAGTATTCATAAATCTGCCTGTCAAAGACCTGGAAAAGTCGATGGCATTCTATCAGGCGCTCGGGTATTCAATCAACGAAAAGTGGACGGATGAGACCGCTGCGAGTGTAGTGATCAGCGAGGAAATTTATGCCATGCTACTGACTTATCCCAAATTTAAGATGTTTACGCCCAATGAAATCTGTGATGCGACAAAAAGTACGGAAGTCCTGGTGGCATTATCCTGCGAGAGTCGGGAGCAGGTAGACGATCTGGTAAAGAAAGCTGTTGCTGCCGGGGGAAGTACTTATAATGAGCCCCAGGACCATGGCTTTATGTATGGACATGAATTTCAGGACCCGGATGGTCATATCTGGGAAGTATTCTATATGGATCCTTCTGCAGCTGAGTGA
- a CDS encoding alkaline phosphatase PhoX: MRTSSSRRQFLKTAITAPAAGTVFSRFLSTVEAKGLEKNDSGLNPVRDDATGLPLLKLPEGFRYQSFGWVGDVMSDGVITPEGHDGMGVISQTGDVVTLCRNHEIKGSKSFGPAELTFDPKAGGGCANLQFNVKSGKWLRSWTSLAGTVQNCAGGPTPWGTWLSCEETVIGPKESFRDIQYEHEKHHGWVFEVPAEGKASVEPLQALGRFVHEALAIDPADGTIYETEDRDTAGFYRFLPNEPEVLTKGGRLQMIKIKGKDDLRTGARSGMRYEAEWVDIEDPQRRNTPGKEDGLGVYSQGKAKGATTFGRLEGCWFGDGVVYFNCTNGGEAGLGQVWSYSPQDHTLELVFQSPSHEILDSPDNLTVSPRGGLILCEDADLKPLRLHALSRKGELKTVAVNNIQLKPGQRGSLEGNFSGGEWAGACFSPDGEWLFVNIHDPGATFAITGPWDELGV, translated from the coding sequence GTGCGCACATCCTCATCGCGGCGTCAATTTTTAAAAACAGCTATTACAGCTCCGGCTGCAGGAACTGTCTTTTCCCGTTTTCTGTCTACGGTCGAAGCCAAAGGGCTTGAGAAAAATGATTCCGGTCTCAACCCGGTCCGGGATGATGCCACCGGTTTGCCTCTGTTAAAACTGCCGGAAGGTTTTCGCTACCAGTCATTTGGCTGGGTAGGTGATGTGATGTCAGATGGTGTGATTACACCGGAGGGACACGATGGGATGGGGGTGATTTCCCAGACTGGCGATGTGGTGACGCTGTGTCGTAATCACGAAATTAAGGGTTCGAAAAGCTTTGGTCCCGCTGAGCTGACGTTTGATCCCAAGGCAGGCGGCGGTTGTGCCAATCTGCAGTTCAATGTCAAATCGGGGAAATGGTTGAGGAGTTGGACGAGTCTGGCAGGTACCGTACAGAACTGTGCCGGCGGCCCGACTCCCTGGGGGACCTGGCTCTCCTGCGAGGAAACGGTGATCGGTCCGAAAGAAAGTTTCCGTGACATTCAGTACGAGCATGAAAAACATCATGGCTGGGTCTTCGAAGTTCCCGCCGAAGGGAAGGCTTCTGTGGAACCTCTGCAGGCTTTGGGCCGTTTCGTCCATGAAGCGCTGGCCATTGATCCCGCTGATGGGACGATCTACGAAACTGAGGACCGCGATACCGCCGGTTTTTATCGATTCCTGCCGAACGAACCGGAGGTCCTGACAAAAGGGGGCCGCTTGCAGATGATTAAGATCAAAGGCAAAGATGATTTGCGAACCGGTGCCAGAAGTGGCATGCGTTATGAAGCAGAGTGGGTTGATATTGAAGATCCCCAGCGCCGCAATACACCAGGCAAAGAAGACGGACTCGGGGTTTATTCACAGGGAAAAGCCAAGGGGGCAACGACGTTTGGTCGCCTGGAAGGCTGCTGGTTTGGCGATGGAGTCGTGTACTTTAACTGCACCAATGGTGGTGAAGCTGGTCTGGGGCAGGTCTGGTCCTACTCACCTCAGGATCATACCCTGGAACTGGTATTTCAATCGCCGAGTCATGAGATCCTCGACAGTCCGGACAATTTGACAGTCAGTCCTCGTGGCGGATTGATCCTGTGTGAAGACGCTGATCTGAAACCTCTGCGTCTGCATGCCCTTTCGCGCAAGGGAGAATTGAAGACCGTCGCCGTCAATAATATTCAGTTGAAGCCTGGTCAGCGCGGTTCACTGGAAGGAAATTTCAGTGGCGGTGAATGGGCGGGGGCCTGCTTCAGTCCGGATGGGGAATGGCTGTTTGTCAACATTCATGATCCCGGAGCGACGTTTGCGATCACCGGTCCCTGGGATGAGCTGGGCGTGTAG
- a CDS encoding YciI family protein translates to MKFMLLVYAEADAWEAEARKRALKESVALCYELDADSEYCSAAPLQPVTTSVSVRVREGEAFITDGPFAETTEHLGGYFLVDVENRDAAIAVALRIPGARVGTVEVRPVVELDNLPDSKS, encoded by the coding sequence ATGAAATTTATGTTACTGGTTTATGCAGAAGCAGATGCCTGGGAAGCAGAAGCACGCAAGCGGGCGCTGAAGGAGTCAGTCGCGTTGTGTTACGAACTGGACGCGGATAGCGAGTATTGTTCGGCTGCACCACTGCAGCCGGTGACGACCTCAGTGAGTGTGCGAGTTCGTGAAGGTGAAGCATTTATTACAGATGGTCCCTTTGCAGAAACGACGGAACACCTGGGAGGTTATTTTTTAGTGGATGTGGAAAATAGAGATGCTGCTATAGCGGTGGCACTTCGCATTCCCGGTGCGCGAGTCGGGACGGTTGAGGTGCGTCCTGTGGTCGAACTTGATAATCTGCCTGATTCGAAATCATAA